TTGCGCCAGTTTCAGCTATTATTTGGGCTACTACTTTATTAACTTCTTCTTCACTTAATTGTTGCGGTAAAAACTGTGCTATTACTTGAGCTTGAATTAATTCCGGTTCTGCCAAATCTTCTCGCCCCTGTTTTTTAAAAATTGCAGCACTATCCTTTCGCTGTTTTACCTGTTTTTGAAGTAGTTTTATTTCTTCTGCTTCGCTTATCTCTGTCTTCGAGCCTGTTTCGGTTTGTGCCAAAAGCAATGCAGATTTCACTGAACGCAATGCTTCCAAAGATTGTGTATCTTTCGTTTTCATTGCGGTTTTCATCGCCTCCATTATCTTCTCTTGTAAGCTCATTTTTATACTTTTTTATTGCGTACGAAGATACTTAAATATAGCTAAAACCAAAACACTACTCCCCTAGTTTTTCTTTAGAAAATTTGTAAAATAAAACCCCGAATTCAAAAAAATTAATCCGGGGTTGCTTCAAGTGTAAAAAATTTATTAATCGACGTTATCGTGCAAAAATGAATTGTTTCGGCGCAGTTCAATGTCGTCAGCATCTGTATTAACTGATGTTCTAGAAATGTTTGATTCGTTTTTAGTTTCGTTCAAATCTATCCCCATTCTTTTGTAAGCGGGTTGTTTTTCTATTTCATCAATCCTGGAAGGGCTGTTTTTAAACTTATAATTAAATTCCTTCATTTTTCGCTTCCGCTCTTCGGCTCTATCGCTTAATATTTTTGAAATAGGCGAATTCATTGGATCTTCTTCACCACTATCGGGAGCTTCTTCAATATTAGGCTCAGAAATAGTTCTTTTCTCAAAAACTATTTCCTCGTCTTCTGTTTCTTGCGCAGCTTCTTTTTTTGGTTTTGCGCTATTTAAATGGTTTTCAACCTCTTGATAATCGTCGAGGCTGTAGCGCTTTATTCCGTTGCCAGAAACTTCTGTAACAGGTACAACCTCTACGTGGTCTTTTACTTCAATTTCACTTAAATTAAAGAAAACTGTTTCTTCCTCC
This region of Aequorivita marisscotiae genomic DNA includes:
- a CDS encoding GatB/YqeY domain-containing protein, with product MSLQEKIMEAMKTAMKTKDTQSLEALRSVKSALLLAQTETGSKTEISEAEEIKLLQKQVKQRKDSAAIFKKQGREDLAEPELIQAQVIAQFLPQQLSEEEVNKVVAQIIAETGATSMADMGKVMGLASAKLGGKADGKTISTAVKSRLS